In the Drosophila teissieri strain GT53w chromosome 3R, Prin_Dtei_1.1, whole genome shotgun sequence genome, tatatttgcaCTTAACAACCGGAGCAGCAAAAGggggaacaggaacaggaacaggagcagcgacaacgacaacggcaacgacaacgacaacaatgCAACCACAACTCGAAGTTgccagccagcaacaacagcaacagcaatggcaATAGCAACTACCGCAGCACCACTTTCGAGAGGGAAAAGTTTGTGTGTGGCTTATTTTTCGGTTACAAATCAAATCCAAAAtcgcattaaaattgcatgcAGCGGAAAAATTGTGCACCCAGCACACAGTACACAGTGCACAGGGTGGAAGGATGTGAGGGGAGGGCAAATAACCGCGTAACCAGAAGCCTTGCCACCATAAGGACCTGCCAGGACCTACTACGAGCTGCTAGGACCTGCGTGAATGGAAATGGTGGTGCTCAGCGGGGTGGTGCTCAAGTGCCACCGcactgtggttgttgttgatgttattgttgttgtgcaaGACATTTGCTcgattgttgctgttgccgttccaattgaatttttgcgaGACGAAATCACTTCAACGccttcgatttcaatttccgccacatttcaaatttgtattCAGTTATTGCATTTTGCCCGATTCTCCATTCCATTCGTAATCGCTGATTTGGGGTTGGAACTAGTCCTTTACACAGGACTAAGGTTGTTTTGGCGATATTGATCTGCAAAATTGGTTTCGCGCAGATggtaattgcattttcttcGGTGACTGCACAAAAATCATATTCAAGTTTTCTATGCCATCGATTACATTTATGGATGACTACAATAGAACAAGTTGTGATTCCTGCTTATGGCCGTTATTAGATGCCAAAGATAGAGTGGCCAAGGATATGGTTTGCTTTTAAGCAGCAGAAAGCCACGTTTTTCCACTCTTGGTCTTCAATTTCTAATTACTCCgtttttttgcttgttttccgTGCATTTTCTCTATTTTCCATCCCCAAGCTTTGATGCCGCCTCCATTTTCCGTATCTCCGTGTGATTCGATTGCTTTGCGATTGGACACGCACATAGAAAGCCTttctcttttctctttccccttttctTGTGGGGCTATTTCCCTGGAGTTGGCCGCATCTGGTTACGTAAGGCAGTACCTTTTGATGGGCGGCTAACCAGTTACAGCATATCGATGCAAGCCGCCAGTTAACCCTATAAAGCCTAAGGGgcttaaataagttaagtttATGAAAGAGTTTTTGTTGGTATAAAGTACattttccaatatttaaattttttaataaaagtgttACTAGTTATTATATGTTTCAGCGGTAATCTATTGGGTTAAACAGCCAACTTTGAGAGCTGGCTCTCCATTACGGCGGCTTTTCGTGCATTtattgctgcttctgctgcttttgctaGTTCTGGGCGTagtcctgttcctgctcctcctcctgctcctgctcctcctcctgccccTGCTCCTACTCCCAATCCTCTTCCTGTTGTTTGCTGTCACTCGAGGACGACGCTGTCTGGCTGGCTGAATGGCCAAATGGGCggcgtgttgttgctgtggcccGTGTTGTAATGGTGAGGCATCAATATCTCATTTGTATAACATATCGCAGTCAATATGAGACACGTGTATAAGTATCTAGTTTACTCTGTGGTGGTCTTGGGCCCCAGTCGAGTCGAGGGGTTTTCGGGGTCCGTTGCATGTCATTGTAATGGTATCATGCTGTAACAGATTTCTGTTTACCTTGATTTACATATGAAGCGTGTTGTGggttggatggctggatggttggatggctggGGGGTTGGATGGCTGGGTGGGCGGTTAGGTGGTtaggtgggtggctgggttgGCACACAAGCCGCAGCAGAGCAAACAAACGACACTGCTGCTCACTCCTTTGCTGTGGCACgtaaatagaaaagaaaacacttAAGCATGCACTTAGTCTTTGCGCCTTTCACTTCGtgtcgatggcgatggcgatgtcgATGGCGATGTCGATGGCTGTGTCGCTTTGGATCAGGACATAGATGTATATTGGTATATTGGTATGGGTGTGAATAAGCACATGTGTGTGGTGCTGGGTGGGTGGCAGGATGCGGGCGTGTGTGTTGGCTGTGTTGTGTGCTACCAACTgcgatttatgcaaatttgtttggctgctgAGCCAAGCCCGGCTGTCGACTTTTTGTTAACAGTTTCGGTTGCCTCTTTCTTTCCttccttctttctttccttCGGTTCTGGTGTGTCCTGTGCGAGTCCTTTGTGCTGCTGCCCGCCCCTCTTGCCGTGCTTACCCACTAAGCAAATAAAGTTATTTGCATGCGCAAGTAAATCGATTTGTGTATATCAAATTGTGGGgcttcaaacaaaaaacaaaatgaacgTATAAAagacacaccacacacactcgaagCTGCAAgctgaaagccaaacaaaagcggaaaaacaaagctTACCGTTttgccgcagctgcagcaggaagAACGTAAGTGAAATCTGGATCACACGAATCGCTTAATATTGATCGAACACCAAtgaccacacacacacactcccacacacacccactttcgctttaaattcaaatacaattaattaaatgctgtTGGCCGCTTAAGCGCCGCTTGATTCCAAATTTAATTGGGGCATACAACAAATTTCGCAATTACATTAGGCGGCGGCTGTTGAAAATGTCGGTGCAGTTTTGGGGGCGGAAATAATACCCGAAACTGCCACAAAGCTGGCtacacattttgtttgtccatTTGAGAGCTTTGCGCTGCgcagctaattaaaaattattaaaactagCGAGCGAAGTTAAGTCCGTGCAGCTCAACGAGGACCCGACCATGGGAAATTGCCATCATGTCAATTTACCAAATTGCGCAAACAAACAGGGGGCAGCCTGGTTTCCagtccccctcccccccatTGGAAAGGACACCAAGGACACTCCACCACCCGCACGCACATTTCGTAATTGTTGCACGTATGGTGTATGGCGTATGGCGGCACagaaaaacaagagcaaaTCCCCGCCAGCATCAACATGCGAGGCGGCCACCCGAAAGCGGCTTATGTCctggcaccaccaccagcaccaccatcaccaccacgcCCATGTCCTTCGAGCAGCGGGCCACGCATAAATTAAGCACCACTCAACCGGGAAAAATCGAAAAGcgctttttaattatattttcgaCAATTTGTTTCAATACTCGCGAAAGCGCGCACGGCGTGTTTTATTTGCGCGGCTTTGTGGGCGGATCCTGCGGTTCGGTCCACTGCCAGTCCTTCCACTTCACGCACCGCCGCTCCCGGTCGTAGAACAGCTCGTTGGCCGGGCAGCGGTGCAACTGGGCGGGCCGATCCTGATCCCGCTCCTCC is a window encoding:
- the LOC122620792 gene encoding uncharacterized protein LOC122620792, encoding MSGRDYNGEPGCRSPEELGQSYRHFWDPTAYWQCESGKSKEERDQDRPAQLHRCPANELFYDRERRCVKWKDWQWTEPQDPPTKPRK